The genome window TGTGTAAACCCTCGTAAATGTAAATACATGAGGGTCGATCAAGTGCTGGAACAATTAAAATCTCCAGGAAAATTACAAAAAGTTAGCAATTTATTCAATATTACAGAAGAAGAAGTGCATTACATTGTAGATTTTGTGAAAAAGTATTTGAAGTATATAAAATAAACAAAAAGCTCCCGGTTAAAAATTTCAACCGGGAGAGTACCATTTAAAATTTTATCCAACAGTTTTGCCACTCTACCAGCAGTAACTTCGTATTTTCCGTATGCAAGGTTATCATTTCTCATCCATCCACACTATATAGTATTATAAACTTTAGAATTAAGGAGTGTGAGAATATGAGATTCATTAAATTCCTACTAATCTTTGTAATTATCCTCGGTGCTATTGGTTATGGGGTTTATCATTATGGTACGAAGTTTGCATCCGATAAGATCGTTGAGACGTTATCAACAGAATTAGAGGACAGTGGACAAATAGACGAGATAAAGAATACGATTGAAAGTGACCCTGAACTAAAAACATTTGTGGAAGAGGCTAAAACAGCAGACAGCAGCAAATTGCCGTTTACAACAAAAGAGGAAGCTACAAAAGTATTAATTCAAAAAGTTGGTATCTCGGAGCTTAATAATATAAGAGTAAAAGTACAAAACGGTTCAATGACGAAGGAACAGGTCATTCAAGAAATGGAAGGTAAATTAACAGACGATGAAATTATGGCACTAAAAGTAATCGTTTATAAAGAGTTATATAAATAAAACGTTGAGATCGTAATAAAGGAACAACTATTAGTTATAAAATGCTGTAAGACAAAGTAAATCACTAGTTTAGGACATGCCATTATAGCATGTCCTAATTTTTTTGCTTTTCAAACAAAATATGAAAACTTTGTCCCTTATTGTTGTCAAGACCTGTATATAAGTTAATGAATGAAGAATTGCTATGGGATGTGATTGCAATTGTCCATTTAATTCAAAGAACTTAAAAAAGGAGGGCATTATGGCAATATTTAGAGTTCAAAAAAAGGCGAGTTATGTTGTGTTAGACAAAGGATTTTTGAATGACATTAGTTTAAGCTGGAGAGCAAAAGGTTTGCTTGCTTACATGTTGTCACTGCCAGATGATTGGTCATTTTGTATTTCTGATTTAGCCACTCGTAGCAAATGTGGTCGTGATACAACTGCCAGCATTATTAAGGAACTAACGAAAGCAGGCTTTATTCACAAGGAGCAGGGCAGAACAAACCTTGGAAAGTTTGGCAAAATGGAACTCTTAGTGTTCGAAACACCACAAGCTGCACCGTTTACTGAAAATCCGATAACGGTTAATCCATCAACGGAGAAACCGCTAACGGAAAACCCGTCACTACTAATTAATAAGTTACTAAATAATAATTTACTAAATAAAAATAATAATGATGATGAGAGCAATTCCTCAGTAGAGAATTTTCCAAAAACACAAACGGCATTCCAGTTTTACGAGCAAAATGGCTTTGGCTCTCTATCTTCTCATGTAGCATACAAAATCGGAAATTGGATTGATGATCTTTCAGAAGAGCTCGTTATTCATGCTATGAAACTAGCAGTAGAAAACAATGTACTTCGTTGGAATTACGTTGAAAAGATTTTACACGATTGGATCCACAAGAAGTTTCAAACAATTGAGGAGGTAGAAGCGGACCGACTTCGCTTTAAAGCTCAAAAACAACAACTACATTCTAATCTGTCCAGTCAAAAACCGCGTCAAGAAGTTGTCCCAGAATGGTTCCATCACCGCCAAAAAGACAACATTGATACAGAGGCTGGACAAGCTATTGATTTTGCAGCTGAACGTCAAAAAATCTTGGAAACATTCAGGGGAATGACAGGGAGTATGAGATGAATTATATTAACCTCAGTTCAGACATAGTTTTTCAAGATGACAATTTTGTCAGCTAACTGTCATGTTCCGAAATTTAAAGTAGTGGAGAATTTATCTATACTTTTTTTGTAGCGATACGATTTCGTTAGAAAATGAGGAGGTAATAGAAATGAAAAAAATGAAATTCATAACGATAACTTTGTTATTCACTATTTTGTTAGTTGGTTGTGGTGAAAAGGGTGCATTGATTGAAAAAG of Lysinibacillus agricola contains these proteins:
- a CDS encoding DnaD domain protein, giving the protein MAIFRVQKKASYVVLDKGFLNDISLSWRAKGLLAYMLSLPDDWSFCISDLATRSKCGRDTTASIIKELTKAGFIHKEQGRTNLGKFGKMELLVFETPQAAPFTENPITVNPSTEKPLTENPSLLINKLLNNNLLNKNNNDDESNSSVENFPKTQTAFQFYEQNGFGSLSSHVAYKIGNWIDDLSEELVIHAMKLAVENNVLRWNYVEKILHDWIHKKFQTIEEVEADRLRFKAQKQQLHSNLSSQKPRQEVVPEWFHHRQKDNIDTEAGQAIDFAAERQKILETFRGMTGSMR